The genomic region CCGTCGCAGCACGGCGTTGACGAGGCCGGCGTGCCGCCCGCTCACGCCCTTCACGACCTCGACCCAGGCGCTGACGGCGGCGTAGGGGGGAGTCCCCCGCCACAGCAGCTCGTAGGCGCCGAGCCGCAGCGCCGCCGACACCTCGGCCGGCAGGCGGGAGGCGTCGGCGAGGAAGGGGGCCAGCCTCGCGTCGATCGCGAGGAGCCGCCGCACGGTCCCGTAGGCGAGGTCGGCGGCGAGCGAGCGGTCCTGGCCGCCCAGGCGGGCCGCGTCGACCGCCCGCGAGAGCGCCCGCGACAGGTAGGCGCCCTCCAGGCAGCGCACGACGACGGCGAGCGCCACGGAGCGGGCGCTCGCCGGGGGTGGCTCGTGCGCGGCGCCTGAAGGCGCCGCCGTCACTCGCGCGGTTCCTTGTAAGACTCCACGGCGAACCGGACGGCGGTGCGCTCCTCGTCGTGCAGCTCGAGCTTCACGAACGACGGCACCGTGACCAGCCCGAGCCCGTCGGCCTGGATGTACGAGCGTGCGATGGCGATGGCCTTCACCGCCTGGTTGACGGCGTGAGGACCTATGGCCTGCACCTCCACCTCACCCTCGTTACGTAGCAGGGCGGCGATGGCTCCCGCAACCGAGTTCGGCCGTGACGAACCAGACACACGAAGGATTTCGATGGCCTACCTCCCCGCCTGAGACCGCGTGCCACAGTGTGCATCATCGCCGGTCACCGCGCAACCGCGCCGGTCACGGCGACGCGGCCGCTTGTTGACACTTTCACGAGGTCTGCATATACTCCCCCGCAATGACCAGGCTGTCGCTGGGCAACGGTCCGTGCTCGGGCCT from Trueperaceae bacterium harbors:
- a CDS encoding transcription antitermination factor NusB; protein product: MALAVVVRCLEGAYLSRALSRAVDAARLGGQDRSLAADLAYGTVRRLLAIDARLAPFLADASRLPAEVSAALRLGAYELLWRGTPPYAAVSAWVEVVKGVSGRHAGLVNAVLRR
- a CDS encoding stage V sporulation protein S, translated to MEILRVSGSSRPNSVAGAIAALLRNEGEVEVQAIGPHAVNQAVKAIAIARSYIQADGLGLVTVPSFVKLELHDEERTAVRFAVESYKEPRE